A window from Mesorhizobium sp. WSM2240 encodes these proteins:
- a CDS encoding DUF4260 domain-containing protein, which produces MFGLCVAGYSLSGGSWPLFFLLILAPDLSMLGYLAGPRIGAYAYNLFHTLIMPLCLLAFGFLAGQDLAMQISAIWLAHIAIDRALGYGLKFSTGFQDTHLGRIGRDKPVNP; this is translated from the coding sequence TTGTTTGGCCTGTGCGTTGCCGGCTATTCCCTGTCCGGCGGTTCCTGGCCGCTGTTTTTCCTACTGATCCTCGCGCCCGACCTCTCGATGCTCGGCTATCTCGCCGGTCCGCGCATCGGGGCTTACGCCTACAATCTCTTTCACACGCTGATCATGCCGCTATGCCTGCTGGCATTCGGCTTCCTGGCCGGGCAGGATCTGGCGATGCAAATCTCCGCGATATGGCTCGCCCATATCGCGATCGACCGCGCGCTCGGCTACGGGCTGAAATTCTCCACCGGATTTCAGGACACGCATCTCGGCCGCATCGGCCGGGATAAACCTGTCAATCCTTGA
- a CDS encoding D-glycerate dehydrogenase, with product MVGKKKPLVVITRKLPDQVETRMRELFDARLNVDDKPMSQPELVAAVREADVLVPTISDRIDAALIEQAGPQLKLIANFGNGVDKIDVTAASKKGITVTNTPNVLTEDTADMTMALMLAVPRRLAEGANVLRSDGKWAGWSPTWMLGRRIWGKRLGIVGMGRIGTAVARRAKAFGLSIHYHNRHRVLQQVEDELEATYWDSLDQMLARMDIISVNCPSTPATFHLLSARRLALLQPSSYIVNTARGDLIDEDALVKMLQDGKLAGAALDVFEHEPAVNPKLLKLAAKGKVVLLPHMGSATIEGRIDMGEKVIINIRTFFDGHRPPDRVLPLRD from the coding sequence ATGGTCGGCAAAAAGAAGCCTCTCGTGGTGATCACGCGCAAGCTGCCGGACCAGGTGGAAACGCGCATGCGCGAATTGTTCGACGCGCGCCTCAATGTCGACGACAAGCCGATGAGCCAGCCCGAACTGGTCGCCGCCGTCCGGGAAGCCGACGTGCTGGTGCCGACCATTTCCGACCGCATCGACGCGGCGCTGATTGAGCAGGCCGGCCCGCAACTGAAGCTGATCGCCAATTTCGGCAACGGTGTCGACAAGATCGACGTAACGGCGGCTTCGAAGAAGGGCATCACCGTCACCAACACGCCCAATGTGCTTACCGAAGATACGGCTGACATGACGATGGCGCTGATGCTGGCGGTGCCGCGCCGGCTGGCGGAAGGCGCGAACGTGCTTAGGAGCGACGGCAAATGGGCCGGCTGGTCGCCGACCTGGATGCTCGGCCGCCGCATCTGGGGCAAGCGCCTCGGCATTGTCGGCATGGGCCGCATCGGCACCGCGGTCGCCCGCCGCGCCAAGGCCTTCGGCCTGTCCATCCACTATCATAACCGCCACCGCGTACTGCAGCAGGTGGAGGACGAGCTGGAAGCGACCTACTGGGACAGCCTCGACCAGATGCTGGCTCGCATGGACATCATCTCGGTCAATTGCCCGTCGACGCCAGCCACCTTTCATCTGCTTTCGGCGCGGCGGCTGGCGCTGCTGCAGCCGTCGAGCTACATCGTCAACACGGCGCGCGGCGACCTGATTGATGAGGATGCGCTGGTCAAAATGCTGCAGGACGGCAAGCTCGCGGGCGCAGCCCTCGATGTGTTCGAGCATGAGCCGGCGGTCAATCCGAAGCTGCTGAAGCTGGCGGCAAAGGGCAAGGTCGTTCTCCTTCCGCATATGGGTTCGGCCACAATCGAGGGCCGCATCGACATGGGCGAGAAGGTCATCATCAATATCCGGACTTTTTTCGACGGCCACCGCCCGCCGGACAGGGTCCTGCCGCTCAGGGATTAA
- a CDS encoding class I SAM-dependent methyltransferase — MPHDALKTLFHPFEAESLAAPGEDQRVLFLGAEPGFRLPEGFDADLSLVQGFRPWFRVLAGRYKTAPQPEGENFDAALVLCGRHRGQNELRIAEALRRVRAGALILVAGGKDDGIASLRKRVEGLLDLEGQMPKHHGVAFWFRRPGDVSQAVAALCTGNGETLIEGRFVAAPGMFSSDRIDAGSKLLADNLPEKISGAVADFCAGWGFLAAELAQRYPKISALDLYEADFASLEAAKRNLAGAGSVEPRFFWHDLLAEEVPRRYDFIVMNPPFHQKREAEPDIGQRMIRTASVALKPGGRLLMVANRQLPYEKTLAEVFSSHFEVARDGVFKVLAAKR, encoded by the coding sequence ATGCCTCACGACGCGCTGAAGACCTTGTTCCACCCGTTCGAAGCCGAGTCGCTTGCCGCGCCCGGCGAAGACCAGCGCGTTCTCTTCCTCGGCGCCGAACCCGGCTTCCGGCTTCCGGAAGGATTTGACGCCGATCTTTCGCTCGTTCAAGGCTTCCGACCCTGGTTCCGGGTGCTGGCGGGCCGCTATAAAACCGCGCCGCAGCCGGAGGGAGAAAATTTCGACGCGGCGCTGGTCCTGTGCGGACGGCATCGCGGCCAGAACGAGCTTCGTATCGCCGAGGCGCTCCGCCGCGTCAGAGCGGGCGCGCTGATCTTGGTCGCCGGCGGCAAGGATGACGGCATAGCGAGCCTGCGCAAGCGTGTGGAGGGACTGCTCGATCTTGAGGGCCAGATGCCGAAGCATCATGGCGTCGCCTTCTGGTTCCGGCGTCCGGGCGATGTCTCGCAGGCGGTGGCTGCACTGTGCACAGGCAATGGCGAGACCCTGATCGAAGGCCGTTTCGTCGCGGCGCCCGGCATGTTCTCGTCGGACCGCATTGACGCCGGATCGAAGCTTCTGGCTGACAATCTGCCCGAGAAGATTTCCGGCGCGGTCGCGGATTTCTGCGCCGGCTGGGGCTTTCTTGCGGCGGAACTGGCGCAGCGCTACCCAAAAATTTCGGCGCTTGACCTCTACGAGGCGGATTTCGCGTCACTGGAAGCCGCCAAGCGTAATCTCGCTGGGGCCGGGTCGGTCGAGCCGCGCTTCTTCTGGCACGATCTGCTGGCCGAAGAGGTTCCCCGCCGCTACGATTTCATCGTCATGAACCCGCCCTTTCACCAGAAGCGAGAGGCGGAGCCCGACATAGGCCAGAGGATGATCCGGACGGCCAGCGTCGCCCTGAAGCCCGGCGGCCGGCTGCTGATGGTCGCGAACCGCCAGCTTCCCTACGAGAAGACGCTCGCCGAGGTCTTCTCCAGTCATTTCGAGGTCGCGCGCGACGGCGTGTTCAAGGTTCTGGCGGCGAAGCGCTGA
- the irrA gene encoding iron response transcriptional regulator IrrA, translating to MVLNCKDGVSVDQRVREAGLRPTRQRVALADLLFAKGDRHLSAEELHEEALAAGVPVSLATVYNALHQFTEAGLLRILAVEGSKTYFDTNTSDHHHFFIEGENKVFDIASGPVEVRNLPEPPEGMEICNVDIVVRLRPKRNV from the coding sequence ATGGTTCTGAATTGCAAGGATGGTGTGAGCGTCGATCAGCGGGTGCGCGAAGCGGGACTGCGGCCGACGCGTCAGCGCGTGGCGCTGGCCGATCTGCTGTTCGCCAAGGGCGACCGGCATCTCTCGGCTGAGGAACTGCACGAGGAAGCGCTCGCCGCTGGAGTCCCAGTTTCGCTGGCAACGGTCTACAACGCGCTGCACCAGTTCACCGAAGCCGGCCTGCTGCGCATCCTGGCGGTCGAGGGTTCGAAAACCTATTTCGACACCAACACCTCCGACCATCACCATTTCTTCATCGAAGGCGAAAACAAGGTCTTCGACATCGCTTCCGGCCCGGTCGAGGTCCGCAACCTGCCCGAGCCACCGGAAGGCATGGAAATCTGCAACGTCGACATCGTCGTACGGCTCCGCCCCAAGCGGAATGTCTGA
- the truB gene encoding tRNA pseudouridine(55) synthase TruB, producing the protein MARRGKKKGRPVSGWLILDKPVGMGSTDAVGKIKWLFQAEKAGHAGTLDPLASGMLPIALGEATKTVPYVMDGAKVYRFTVAWGEERSTDDLEGPVTKTSDKRPSEAEILALLPKYTGVIMQTPPQFSAIKIGGERAYDLAREGESVDIPPREIEIGRLDLVETTADGRSVFETECGKGTYVRSLARDIGRDLGCYGHIAELRRVEVEPFTAEDFVTLEMLEAAAPPKPDPDQPAAALGNWNDRFAALDSFLVDTGAALECLPQIAVTDDAAAKIRLGNPVIIRGRDAPVEAEEACATVRGRLVAIGAVEAGMFKPKRVFAG; encoded by the coding sequence ATGGCGCGCCGCGGCAAGAAAAAGGGCCGGCCGGTCTCCGGCTGGCTGATCCTCGACAAGCCGGTCGGCATGGGCTCGACCGACGCCGTCGGCAAGATCAAATGGCTGTTCCAGGCCGAGAAGGCCGGCCATGCCGGCACGCTCGACCCGCTAGCCTCGGGCATGCTGCCGATCGCGCTCGGCGAGGCGACCAAGACCGTGCCCTACGTGATGGACGGCGCCAAGGTCTATCGCTTCACCGTCGCCTGGGGCGAGGAGCGCTCGACCGACGATCTCGAGGGCCCGGTGACAAAAACTTCCGACAAGCGTCCGAGCGAGGCCGAGATCCTGGCGCTGCTGCCGAAATATACCGGCGTCATCATGCAGACGCCGCCGCAGTTCTCGGCCATAAAAATCGGCGGTGAGCGCGCCTATGACCTCGCCCGTGAGGGCGAAAGCGTAGATATTCCGCCGCGCGAGATCGAGATCGGTCGTCTCGACCTGGTCGAGACGACCGCGGATGGCCGCTCCGTCTTCGAGACCGAATGCGGCAAAGGCACCTATGTGCGCTCGCTGGCCCGCGACATTGGCCGCGATCTCGGCTGCTACGGCCACATCGCCGAGTTGCGCCGGGTCGAGGTCGAGCCGTTCACGGCGGAAGACTTTGTCACGCTGGAAATGCTCGAAGCCGCAGCGCCGCCAAAACCCGATCCGGATCAGCCGGCCGCCGCGCTCGGCAACTGGAACGACCGCTTCGCCGCGCTCGACTCCTTTCTGGTCGACACCGGCGCCGCGCTGGAATGCCTGCCGCAGATCGCGGTCACAGATGACGCGGCGGCGAAAATCCGGCTCGGCAATCCTGTCATCATCCGCGGCCGTGACGCCCCGGTCGAGGCGGAGGAGGCCTGTGCAACGGTTCGAGGTCGGCTGGTCGCGATCGGTGCGGTCGAAGCCGGCATGTTCAAGCCGAAGCGGGTTTTTGCCGGCTGA
- the rbfA gene encoding 30S ribosome-binding factor RbfA, which translates to MPRPQSSGPSQRMLRVGEQVRHALSDLIQRGEVRDDVIEGAVISISEVRMSPDLKIATAFVSPLGAKDDAAVIEALNRNAKFIRGRVSSALRQMKYMPEFRFRRDTSYDNFAKIDELLRSPEVVRDLDKDDEE; encoded by the coding sequence ATGCCCCGACCCCAGTCCTCAGGCCCCTCCCAGCGCATGCTTCGCGTCGGCGAGCAGGTGCGCCATGCCCTCTCAGACCTGATCCAGCGCGGCGAGGTTCGCGACGACGTGATCGAGGGGGCGGTGATCTCGATTTCCGAGGTCCGCATGTCGCCCGACCTCAAGATCGCGACCGCGTTCGTCTCGCCGCTGGGCGCGAAAGACGACGCCGCGGTGATCGAGGCGCTGAACCGGAATGCCAAGTTCATTCGCGGCCGCGTCTCATCGGCGCTCCGACAGATGAAGTACATGCCCGAGTTCCGCTTCCGCCGCGACACCAGCTACGACAATTTCGCGAAGATCGACGAGCTTCTGCGCTCGCCCGAAGTGGTGCGCGACCTGGACAAGGACGACGAGGAATAA
- the fabB gene encoding beta-ketoacyl-ACP synthase I produces MRRVVVTGLGIVSSIGNNADEVQASLHGARSGISFSSDFAEHGFRCQVWGAPTLDPTELVDRRAMRFLHKGGAWNHVAMQQAIASGGLEEGDITNERTGIIMGSGGPSTKTIVEAAEITEKNNSPKRIGPFAVPKAMSSTASATLATWFKIHGVNYSISSACSTSAHCIGNAYELIQFGKQDIIFAGGHEDLDWTMSNLFDAMGAMSSKFNDRPSVASRAYDVNRDGFVIAGGAGVLVVEELEHAKARGAKIYAEIVGYGATSDGYDMVAPSGEGAVRCMKQAISTVKGDVDYINTHGTSTPVGDSKEMGAIREVFGDKMPNITSTKSLTGHSLGAAGVQESIYSILMMQGGFIGESAHIEELDPEFEGMPIVRKRIDNAKIDTVLSNSFGFGGTNATLVFQRYNG; encoded by the coding sequence ATGAGACGTGTCGTCGTGACAGGCCTTGGGATCGTGTCGTCCATCGGCAACAATGCCGACGAGGTGCAGGCCTCGCTGCATGGCGCCCGGTCGGGCATAAGCTTTTCCAGCGATTTCGCCGAACACGGCTTCCGCTGCCAGGTATGGGGGGCGCCGACGCTCGACCCGACAGAGCTGGTCGACCGGCGGGCGATGCGCTTCCTGCACAAGGGCGGGGCGTGGAACCACGTCGCCATGCAGCAGGCGATAGCATCCGGGGGTCTCGAGGAAGGCGATATCACCAACGAACGCACCGGCATCATCATGGGCTCGGGCGGCCCGTCGACGAAGACGATCGTAGAGGCCGCCGAAATCACTGAGAAGAACAATAGCCCCAAGCGTATCGGGCCTTTCGCAGTGCCGAAGGCGATGTCGTCGACGGCATCGGCGACGCTCGCGACCTGGTTCAAGATTCACGGCGTCAACTATTCGATCTCGTCGGCCTGCTCGACCTCGGCGCATTGCATCGGCAACGCCTACGAACTCATCCAGTTCGGCAAACAGGACATCATCTTCGCCGGCGGCCACGAGGATCTCGACTGGACGATGTCGAACCTGTTCGACGCCATGGGCGCGATGTCTTCGAAGTTCAACGACAGGCCTTCGGTGGCGTCCCGCGCATATGACGTCAACCGCGACGGTTTCGTCATTGCCGGCGGCGCGGGCGTGCTGGTGGTTGAAGAACTGGAGCATGCCAAGGCTCGCGGCGCGAAAATATATGCCGAGATCGTCGGCTACGGCGCGACATCGGACGGCTACGACATGGTCGCACCGTCAGGCGAAGGCGCGGTGCGCTGCATGAAGCAGGCGATCTCCACCGTCAAGGGCGATGTCGACTACATCAACACGCACGGCACCTCGACGCCGGTCGGCGATTCGAAGGAGATGGGCGCGATCCGCGAGGTGTTCGGCGACAAGATGCCGAATATCACGTCGACCAAGTCGCTGACCGGGCACTCGCTCGGCGCTGCAGGCGTGCAGGAATCGATCTATTCGATCCTGATGATGCAGGGAGGCTTCATCGGCGAAAGCGCCCATATCGAGGAACTCGATCCGGAGTTCGAAGGCATGCCGATCGTGCGCAAGCGCATCGACAACGCCAAGATCGACACCGTGCTGTCGAATTCGTTCGGCTTCGGCGGCACCAACGCCACGCTCGTCTTCCAGCGCTACAACGGCTGA
- the rpsO gene encoding 30S ribosomal protein S15: MYTGPCWTTSRLRATRFLKFERKSTMSITAERKKELMTEFATAPGDTGSPEVQVAILSERIKNLTEHFKDHKKDNHSRRGLLALVSQRRRLLDYLKSREESRYQTLIEKLGLRR, translated from the coding sequence ATGTACACCGGCCCCTGCTGGACGACATCCCGGCTGAGGGCGACCCGTTTCCTCAAATTCGAAAGGAAAAGCACGATGTCGATTACTGCTGAACGCAAGAAGGAATTGATGACGGAATTTGCGACCGCCCCAGGCGATACCGGTTCGCCGGAAGTCCAGGTGGCCATTCTTTCCGAGCGCATCAAGAACCTGACCGAACACTTCAAGGACCACAAGAAGGACAATCACTCCCGTCGTGGTCTGCTCGCTCTCGTTTCGCAGCGCCGCCGTCTGCTCGACTATTTGAAGTCGCGCGAAGAAAGCCGCTACCAGACGCTGATCGAGAAACTCGGTCTGCGCCGCTAA
- the pnp gene encoding polyribonucleotide nucleotidyltransferase: MFNHHKVEIEWAGRPLILETGKIARQADGAVLATYGETIVLATVVSAKEPKPGFDFFPLTVNYQEKTYAAGKIPGGYFKREGRPSEKETLVSRLIDRPIRPLFAEGYKNDTQVVVTVIQHDLENDPDILSIVATSAALTLSGVPFMGPIGGARVGYINGEYVLNPHIDEMEESKLDLIVAGTGEAVLMVESEAKELPEDVMLGAVMFGHRGFQPVIDAIIKLAEVAAKDPRDFTPPSYSDLETEMLALIEGDLREAYKITHKQTRYAAVDAAKAKVKAAFAPAEGEEAKYSSEQVATVFKDLQAKIVRWNILDTGSRIDGRDLKTVRQIVSEVGILPRTHGSALFTRGETQAIVVATLGTGEDEQYVDSLTGMYKEKFLLHYNFPPYSVGETGRMGSPGRREIGHGKLAWRAIRPMLPAADAFPYTLRVVSEITESNGSSSMATVCGTSLALMDAGVPLGKPVAGIAMGLIKEGERFAVLSDILGDEDHLGDMDFKVAGTQGGITALQMDIKIEGITEEIMKVALAQAQEGRVHILGEMSKAIAEGRSELGEFAPRIEVMNIPTDKIRDVIGSGGKVIREIVEKTGAKINIEDDGTIKIASSNAKEIEAAKKWIHTIVAEPEVGEIYEGTVVKTADFGAFVNFFGPKDGLVHISQLANDRVAKTSDVVKEGDKVFVKLMGFDERGKVRLSMKVVDQETGKEIVREKKAEGEETAA; this comes from the coding sequence ATGTTCAATCATCACAAGGTAGAGATCGAATGGGCGGGCCGTCCGCTCATTCTGGAAACCGGCAAGATCGCCCGTCAGGCCGACGGCGCCGTTCTCGCCACCTACGGCGAAACCATCGTGCTGGCCACCGTCGTTTCGGCGAAAGAGCCCAAGCCGGGCTTCGACTTCTTCCCGCTGACAGTCAACTACCAGGAAAAGACCTACGCTGCCGGCAAGATCCCGGGCGGCTACTTCAAGCGTGAAGGCCGTCCGAGCGAGAAGGAAACGCTGGTTTCCCGTCTCATCGACCGCCCGATCCGTCCGCTCTTCGCCGAGGGCTATAAGAACGACACGCAGGTCGTCGTGACCGTCATCCAGCACGACCTCGAAAACGATCCGGACATCCTGTCGATCGTCGCCACCTCAGCGGCGCTGACGCTTTCGGGCGTGCCCTTCATGGGCCCGATCGGCGGCGCCCGCGTCGGCTACATCAACGGCGAGTATGTTCTGAACCCGCATATCGACGAGATGGAAGAATCGAAGCTCGACCTCATCGTTGCAGGCACCGGCGAAGCCGTGTTGATGGTCGAATCGGAAGCCAAGGAGCTCCCCGAGGACGTCATGCTCGGCGCCGTCATGTTCGGCCACAGGGGTTTCCAGCCGGTCATTGACGCGATCATCAAGCTCGCCGAAGTCGCCGCCAAGGACCCGCGCGATTTCACACCGCCGAGCTACTCCGATCTCGAGACCGAGATGCTGGCGCTGATCGAAGGCGACCTGCGCGAAGCCTACAAGATCACACACAAGCAGACCCGCTACGCGGCCGTCGACGCCGCCAAGGCCAAGGTCAAGGCTGCATTCGCTCCGGCCGAGGGCGAGGAAGCAAAGTACTCTTCCGAGCAGGTCGCGACCGTGTTCAAGGATCTCCAGGCCAAGATTGTGCGCTGGAACATTCTCGACACCGGTTCGCGCATCGATGGCCGCGACCTGAAGACCGTTCGCCAGATCGTCTCGGAAGTCGGCATCCTGCCGCGCACCCACGGTTCCGCGCTGTTCACCCGCGGCGAGACCCAGGCGATCGTTGTGGCCACGCTGGGCACCGGCGAGGACGAGCAGTATGTCGACTCGCTGACGGGCATGTACAAGGAGAAGTTCCTCCTTCACTACAACTTCCCGCCCTATTCGGTCGGCGAGACCGGCCGCATGGGTTCGCCCGGCCGCCGCGAAATCGGCCACGGCAAGCTCGCCTGGCGCGCCATCCGTCCGATGCTGCCCGCTGCCGACGCCTTCCCCTACACGCTTCGCGTCGTCTCGGAGATCACTGAATCCAACGGTTCGTCGTCGATGGCCACCGTCTGCGGCACCTCGCTGGCGCTGATGGATGCCGGCGTGCCGCTGGGCAAGCCGGTTGCCGGCATCGCCATGGGCCTGATCAAGGAGGGCGAGCGCTTCGCCGTCCTTTCCGACATTCTCGGCGACGAGGATCACCTCGGCGACATGGACTTCAAGGTGGCCGGCACGCAGGGCGGCATCACCGCACTGCAGATGGACATCAAGATCGAAGGCATCACCGAGGAGATCATGAAGGTCGCACTCGCCCAGGCGCAGGAAGGCCGCGTGCACATTCTCGGCGAAATGTCCAAGGCGATTGCTGAAGGCCGTTCGGAGCTCGGCGAGTTCGCGCCGCGCATCGAGGTCATGAACATCCCGACCGACAAGATTCGCGACGTGATTGGCTCGGGCGGCAAAGTCATCCGCGAGATCGTCGAGAAGACCGGCGCCAAGATAAACATCGAGGACGACGGCACGATCAAGATCGCTTCGTCGAACGCCAAGGAGATCGAGGCGGCGAAGAAATGGATCCACACCATCGTCGCAGAGCCGGAAGTCGGCGAAATCTATGAAGGCACGGTCGTCAAGACCGCCGACTTCGGCGCTTTCGTGAACTTCTTCGGCCCGAAGGACGGCCTGGTCCACATCTCGCAGCTTGCCAACGACCGTGTCGCCAAGACGTCGGACGTCGTCAAGGAAGGCGATAAAGTCTTCGTCAAGCTCATGGGCTTCGATGAGCGCGGCAAGGTTCGCCTGTCGATGAAGGTCGTCGACCAGGAGACCGGCAAGGAAATCGTGCGCGAGAAGAAGGCCGAGGGCGAAGAAACCGCCGCCTGA
- a CDS encoding SH3 domain-containing protein, with product MSRFASLRMTVSAALLGLAFICPTTFPTTAQTAAGQHVTRGPSGLPLPRFVSLKSGRVNSRIGPGLNYAVDWLYMKPGLPMEIIQEYDNWRRVRDSDGSEGWINQSLLSGRRTAITAPWQRGKDTQLTLLAEPDKEASTVAIVEPGVVGTIKQCNGEWCQMTFNGHTGWIAQTQVWGAYPGEQVKD from the coding sequence GTGTCTCGCTTCGCATCGCTTCGCATGACCGTCAGTGCAGCGCTGCTCGGTCTGGCGTTCATTTGCCCCACCACATTTCCAACAACGGCGCAAACTGCGGCCGGCCAGCACGTAACGCGCGGCCCGAGCGGGCTGCCTCTGCCGCGCTTCGTCAGCCTCAAATCGGGCCGCGTGAACTCGCGCATCGGCCCCGGCCTCAATTATGCGGTCGACTGGCTGTACATGAAGCCGGGACTGCCAATGGAGATCATCCAGGAATACGACAATTGGCGGCGCGTGCGCGATTCGGACGGCTCCGAAGGCTGGATCAACCAGTCGCTGCTGTCGGGCCGGCGCACGGCGATCACCGCGCCGTGGCAACGCGGCAAGGATACGCAGCTCACGCTTCTGGCCGAGCCCGACAAGGAGGCCAGTACGGTCGCAATCGTCGAACCAGGCGTGGTCGGCACGATCAAGCAGTGCAACGGCGAATGGTGCCAAATGACCTTCAACGGGCACACGGGTTGGATCGCCCAAACCCAGGTGTGGGGCGCCTATCCGGGCGAGCAGGTCAAGGATTGA
- the fabA gene encoding 3-hydroxyacyl-[acyl-carrier-protein] dehydratase FabA: protein MAVAKSSYEYEELLACARGELFGSGNAQLPYPPMLMFNRITEISDTGGEFGKGFVRAELDIHRDLWFFPCHFIGDPVMPGCLGLDALWQLSGFFLGWLGEPGKGRALSTGEVKFTGMVTPANKRVEYGVDFKRVMRGRLVLGIGDGWLKADGETIYKATDLRVGLFKEAAAA, encoded by the coding sequence ATGGCGGTTGCGAAGTCCAGCTACGAATACGAGGAACTGCTTGCCTGCGCGCGCGGCGAACTCTTCGGGTCCGGAAATGCGCAGCTTCCCTATCCGCCGATGCTGATGTTCAACCGGATCACTGAAATCAGCGACACGGGCGGCGAATTCGGCAAGGGCTTCGTGCGCGCCGAACTTGACATCCACCGCGACCTTTGGTTCTTCCCCTGCCATTTCATCGGCGATCCGGTGATGCCGGGCTGCCTTGGGCTTGATGCGCTGTGGCAGCTCTCCGGCTTCTTCCTCGGTTGGCTTGGCGAACCGGGCAAGGGCCGCGCACTGTCGACCGGCGAGGTGAAGTTCACTGGCATGGTGACGCCCGCCAACAAACGGGTGGAATATGGCGTCGACTTCAAGCGCGTGATGCGCGGACGGCTGGTGCTGGGCATCGGCGACGGCTGGCTGAAGGCCGACGGCGAGACCATATACAAGGCCACTGACCTTAGGGTCGGCCTGTTCAAGGAAGCAGCGGCCGCCTGA
- the fabI gene encoding enoyl-ACP reductase FabI — protein MNGLMKGKRGLIMGVANDHSIAWGIAKKLAEQGAELAFTYQGEAFGRRVKPLAEKVGASLVLPCDVEDSASVSSVFETLGKEWGGMDFVVHAIGFSDKNELKGLYADTSRENFIRTMVISCYSFTEVARHAAALMKEGGSMITLTYAGSVRIMPNYNVMGVAKAGLESSVRYLANDYGPHGIRVNAISAGPVRTLAGAGIADARHMFSYQQRNSPLRRTVTIDEVGGSALYLLSDLSSGVTGEIHYVDSGYHIVSMPTLEELKRTGDERE, from the coding sequence ATGAACGGATTGATGAAGGGCAAACGCGGCCTGATCATGGGGGTCGCGAACGATCATTCCATCGCCTGGGGCATCGCCAAAAAACTTGCCGAACAGGGCGCAGAACTCGCCTTCACCTATCAGGGCGAGGCCTTCGGCCGCCGCGTCAAGCCGCTGGCCGAGAAGGTCGGCGCATCGCTGGTGCTGCCCTGCGACGTGGAAGACAGCGCCTCCGTCAGCTCCGTCTTCGAGACGCTGGGCAAGGAATGGGGCGGTATGGACTTTGTCGTCCACGCGATCGGCTTTTCCGACAAGAACGAGCTGAAGGGGCTTTACGCCGACACCAGCCGCGAGAATTTCATCCGCACCATGGTGATCTCCTGCTATTCCTTCACCGAAGTCGCGCGCCATGCCGCGGCGCTGATGAAGGAAGGCGGCTCGATGATCACGCTGACCTACGCGGGATCGGTGCGGATCATGCCGAATTACAACGTCATGGGCGTCGCCAAGGCCGGGCTCGAATCCAGCGTACGCTATCTCGCTAACGATTACGGCCCGCACGGCATCCGCGTGAACGCCATCTCAGCGGGTCCGGTTCGCACGCTTGCCGGCGCGGGTATTGCCGATGCGCGGCACATGTTCTCCTACCAGCAGCGCAATTCGCCGCTGCGGCGCACGGTCACGATCGATGAAGTCGGCGGCTCGGCGCTCTATCTGCTGTCGGACCTGTCGTCCGGCGTTACCGGCGAGATCCACTATGTCGATTCCGGCTATCACATCGTGTCGATGCCGACGCTGGAAGAGCTGAAGCGGACGGGCGACGAGCGGGAGTAA